The Pyrococcus horikoshii OT3 genome includes a window with the following:
- the feoB gene encoding ferrous iron transport protein B — translation MLKVVALVGNPNVGKTTIFNALTGMRQHVGNWPGVTVEKKEGIMKYKGEEYLIVDLPGIYSMTAHSIDELIARNFILEGNASVIVDIIDSSCLMRNLFLTLELFEMGVKNVIIVLNKIDMIKKKGVKIDIKEMERIFGVPVVPTNAKTGEGLDELKRKISLMVEGKITTNPLIPKYDEDIEREIRHVSEVIKDTPLAEKYSIRWLAIKLLQRDEEVIKLIIKHVGQAKIDEVLKHVSELEEKYKRSLDIVIASQKYEFLHEILRKFVQHPKEVRETLSDQLDKLLTHPVYGTISMLIVFYILFQFVFAVGGPLQELLDDAFSSFGEWLGERIANETIRGLVVDGIIGGVGTVLSFFPLVFLLFVGMSILEDSGYLARVAAVMERYLRVFKLPGKAIIPMVLAFGCNVPAVMATRILEEEKDRILTMLINPLIPCVARMTVITFLAGTFFPNKAALVAVSIYVIAIAIALISAFILGKFVVKSEESPFIIELPEYSIPSWRTIAIHSWERSKEFLRKAATVILLGSILIWYLSSYPEPVGSGVSYAEKLGRILEPLAKLMGLDWKAAVSLIFGIIAKENVIATYSVIYGVSEESLGSAMIHAMTPLQAYILALVTTLYFPCLATIGAIRAEGGMKWATIAIIYNLLLATTVGIIAYHLGLLV, via the coding sequence ATGCTAAAGGTTGTAGCCTTAGTGGGGAATCCCAATGTCGGTAAGACAACGATATTTAATGCCCTTACGGGAATGAGACAGCATGTAGGCAACTGGCCGGGAGTTACCGTAGAGAAAAAAGAGGGAATCATGAAATATAAAGGAGAAGAGTACTTGATAGTGGATCTACCCGGAATATATTCCATGACGGCTCATAGCATTGATGAGCTAATAGCTAGAAACTTTATCCTTGAGGGAAATGCAAGCGTAATCGTGGATATAATAGATTCTTCGTGCCTCATGAGAAATTTGTTTTTAACCTTAGAACTCTTTGAGATGGGTGTTAAGAACGTAATAATTGTTCTCAATAAAATTGATATGATAAAGAAGAAGGGAGTCAAAATAGATATTAAAGAAATGGAAAGAATATTCGGAGTTCCAGTAGTCCCTACCAATGCCAAAACGGGTGAAGGTCTAGATGAACTTAAGAGAAAGATAAGCCTAATGGTTGAGGGAAAGATAACAACAAATCCACTAATTCCAAAGTATGATGAAGATATAGAGAGGGAAATAAGGCATGTTTCCGAAGTTATAAAGGATACTCCCTTGGCCGAGAAGTACTCGATTAGATGGTTGGCTATAAAATTGCTTCAGAGAGATGAGGAAGTTATAAAGCTGATAATTAAGCACGTTGGTCAAGCTAAAATCGATGAAGTTCTTAAACATGTTAGTGAACTTGAGGAGAAGTATAAGAGATCCCTGGATATAGTCATAGCAAGCCAAAAATATGAATTCCTCCATGAGATCTTAAGAAAGTTCGTTCAGCATCCAAAGGAAGTTCGGGAAACGCTTAGCGATCAGCTTGATAAGCTTTTGACTCATCCTGTTTATGGAACGATTTCAATGCTTATCGTTTTCTACATCCTCTTTCAGTTCGTATTCGCTGTCGGAGGGCCTTTACAAGAGCTTTTAGATGACGCTTTTTCATCCTTTGGTGAATGGCTCGGAGAAAGGATAGCAAATGAAACCATTAGAGGTTTGGTCGTCGATGGAATAATAGGTGGAGTTGGCACAGTTCTAAGCTTCTTCCCCCTCGTGTTCCTCCTCTTCGTAGGGATGTCAATATTAGAAGATAGTGGATATCTTGCCAGAGTAGCCGCCGTAATGGAGAGATACTTAAGGGTGTTTAAGCTCCCAGGAAAGGCGATAATCCCAATGGTCTTAGCATTTGGTTGCAACGTCCCGGCGGTAATGGCTACAAGGATACTTGAGGAGGAGAAGGATAGAATTTTAACTATGCTAATTAATCCATTAATTCCCTGTGTAGCCAGGATGACGGTGATAACTTTCCTTGCTGGAACATTCTTCCCAAATAAGGCCGCTTTAGTCGCTGTTAGTATATATGTAATAGCTATTGCAATAGCCCTAATCTCTGCTTTCATACTCGGAAAATTCGTTGTTAAAAGTGAGGAGAGTCCATTTATAATAGAGCTCCCTGAGTATTCAATACCCTCGTGGAGAACTATTGCAATTCATTCCTGGGAAAGGAGCAAGGAATTCTTAAGGAAAGCTGCAACCGTGATTCTACTAGGATCTATATTGATTTGGTACCTGTCTAGCTATCCGGAACCTGTTGGAAGTGGAGTTAGCTACGCTGAGAAGCTTGGAAGGATCTTAGAACCATTAGCAAAGCTCATGGGTCTTGACTGGAAAGCAGCGGTTAGCTTAATATTCGGAATAATAGCCAAGGAAAACGTGATAGCTACTTACAGCGTTATATATGGAGTTAGCGAGGAATCTCTCGGGAGTGCAATGATCCATGCAATGACTCCTTTGCAAGCTTACATCTTAGCTTTGGTGACTACCCTTTACTTCCCATGCCTGGCGACAATAGGTGCGATAAGAGCGGAAGGAGGAATGAAATGGGCAACCATTGCGATTATTTACAACTTGCTCCTAGCTACCACAGTTGGTATAATTGCATATCACCTAGGACTCCTGGTGTGA
- a CDS encoding integrase, whose protein sequence is MKNEGFLENYVVDRAGFEPAASALRGASSLSDLYRSYRQDFHSWLLERVTERTAKDYISCMDKLCGRFKLASLKEIKRAIESVNRKDKYVKALRSFITFLTYEEIIDESTAEILKKPLKSKKFQPRQVFITDEELRNAYFELIKKWDFRAELLLKVLIFSGVRLTQAVAFLTSLDHSNFYVVNEKVVRYPAMAFSKGHKRAFWIYLPKDFAESLQRIDISYHEARRRTNFGRVSANTIRKWHYTFLLKNKVPGEVADFIQGRAQKNVGERHYANLTLLADEWYSRIVDKLKEVLEGL, encoded by the coding sequence TTGAAGAATGAAGGCTTTTTAGAGAATTATGTGGTGGACCGGGCGGGATTTGAACCCGCGGCCTCCGCCTTGCGAGGGGCATCCTCATTATCAGATTTGTACAGATCATACCGGCAGGATTTTCATAGCTGGCTCCTTGAAAGAGTTACGGAAAGAACAGCGAAAGACTATATTAGTTGCATGGACAAGTTATGTGGTCGCTTTAAGTTAGCATCCCTCAAGGAAATAAAAAGAGCAATTGAATCAGTCAACAGAAAAGACAAGTACGTTAAGGCCCTAAGAAGTTTCATTACATTTCTCACATATGAGGAAATCATAGATGAGAGCACTGCTGAAATCCTCAAGAAACCACTCAAATCAAAGAAGTTCCAACCAAGACAGGTATTCATAACAGATGAAGAACTGAGAAATGCATATTTTGAATTAATTAAGAAGTGGGACTTTAGGGCAGAGCTCCTTCTCAAAGTCCTAATATTCTCTGGAGTTAGGCTCACACAAGCAGTAGCCTTCCTTACGTCACTTGACCATTCAAACTTCTATGTTGTGAATGAGAAAGTTGTAAGATATCCGGCAATGGCATTTTCAAAGGGCCATAAGAGGGCTTTTTGGATTTATTTACCAAAAGATTTTGCTGAGTCTTTACAGAGAATTGACATTAGTTACCATGAGGCCAGGAGAAGAACCAACTTTGGGAGGGTATCTGCAAACACTATAAGGAAATGGCATTATACTTTCCTTCTCAAAAACAAAGTGCCAGGAGAGGTCGCTGATTTCATTCAGGGTAGGGCTCAGAAAAATGTTGGAGAGAGGCACTATGCAAATCTGACACTTTTGGCGGATGAGTGGTACTCCAGGATAGTGGATAAGTTGAAGGAGGTTTTGGAGGGTTTGTGA
- the fni gene encoding type 2 isopentenyl-diphosphate Delta-isomerase, with the protein MKEELTILRKFEHIEHCLKRNVEAHVSNGFEDVYFVHKSLPEIDKDEIDLTVEFLGRKFDYPIMITGMTGGTRREEIAGKINRTLAMAAEELNIPFGVGSQRAMIEKPETWESYYVRDVAPDIFLIGNLGAPQFGKNAKKRYSVKEVLYAIEKIEADAIAIHMNPLQESVQPEGDTTYAGVLEALAEIKSSINYPVIAKETGAGVSKEVAIELESVGIDAIDISGLGGTSWSAVEYYRAKDSEKRKIALKFWDWGIKTAISLAEVRWATNLPIIASGGMRDGVMMAKALAMGASLVGIALPVLRPAARGDVEGVVRIIRGYAEEIKNVMFLVGARNIRELRRVPLVITGFVREWLLQRIDLNSYLRSRFKH; encoded by the coding sequence ATGAAAGAAGAATTGACAATTTTAAGGAAGTTTGAGCACATAGAGCATTGCCTCAAGAGAAACGTAGAAGCTCACGTGTCTAATGGATTTGAAGATGTTTATTTTGTTCATAAAAGTTTACCTGAAATAGATAAGGACGAGATAGACCTAACCGTGGAATTTCTCGGTAGAAAATTTGATTATCCAATTATGATAACAGGCATGACTGGGGGAACAAGGAGGGAAGAGATAGCTGGAAAGATAAATAGAACACTTGCAATGGCGGCCGAAGAGCTTAATATCCCATTCGGGGTTGGAAGTCAAAGAGCCATGATAGAAAAACCGGAAACTTGGGAAAGTTACTACGTTAGGGACGTAGCTCCCGACATTTTCTTAATTGGTAATTTAGGAGCACCACAATTTGGTAAGAATGCTAAGAAAAGATATTCCGTCAAAGAGGTTCTTTACGCTATAGAAAAGATAGAAGCTGATGCAATAGCGATCCACATGAATCCTCTCCAGGAAAGTGTTCAACCTGAAGGAGACACAACTTATGCAGGAGTTCTAGAGGCTTTAGCTGAGATAAAATCGAGTATAAATTACCCTGTGATAGCAAAAGAAACCGGTGCCGGAGTTTCCAAGGAGGTGGCGATAGAGTTAGAATCTGTGGGGATAGATGCAATAGATATAAGCGGACTTGGAGGAACCAGTTGGAGTGCTGTAGAATACTATAGGGCAAAGGATAGCGAGAAGAGAAAAATTGCATTGAAATTCTGGGATTGGGGAATTAAAACGGCAATAAGCTTAGCTGAAGTTAGATGGGCCACTAACTTACCTATTATAGCAAGTGGAGGAATGAGGGATGGGGTTATGATGGCTAAAGCATTAGCAATGGGAGCTTCTTTGGTAGGAATAGCCCTTCCCGTATTAAGGCCTGCAGCTAGGGGGGATGTTGAGGGAGTTGTGAGGATAATAAGGGGGTATGCAGAGGAGATAAAGAATGTAATGTTCCTGGTAGGAGCTAGGAATATCAGGGAGTTGCGGAGGGTTCCTCTTGTCATCACTGGGTTTGTTAGAGAATGGTTGCTTCAGAGGATAGATTTAAACTCTTATTTAAGATCTAGATTCAAACACTGA
- a CDS encoding COG1470 family protein — MKKAGVLLALLMLFSLISFTGKQVSAIDGEVIRVVFELSESYDIQKALSVLNQTNSTYQYDETTWVILDGQNVIIASTDMWDLFKEPSNSAVDSSEWKADSIASQILQKFIDGGVVSADAYYRRVVVQTSFITNAKYVYIVHYFIKNAQKREFIIKLAYPRVFWRMYAFTAWDHGQTVVNIYDYLTEDNTVSREYYYKGTGKPHHTREGEVLVNTWQSYIQNKSVAVYTETAEHYVDDSWMHFRLVFFSNEDYSTGIEGINGHTGVASTEIIKIEYEPIKYNVKFSIKDALTGQGLSEVKVKEGDAVIGTIDDGGILKLPKGVHNLTFEKSGYWSVQKTVDVQGDTSVTVEMYPSSAAFIFKDFPSNISIPENTIYTLSFTISPIDTSGTYNTYLTISGLSDILEVRKNGQLISPESGKYYLGDIGGDTQISIKFKAGSVGTHSFTVTLTSNDAIASKTYTTSKQVVYKVEPLPFSIQFPSEWQVGANELRISESSGQSYLITVILRDKNGTEVWSDSHAFGPYEAYTFQVNVPSEGFYTLELQWNGQVAVFDIQVNPAITLLIQTITAREGDIATVQVKIRNPSSETKYYTIVLEGPIIEGNVSKSVSVAPLSEKTVDLAFQVPNDLTYDAYDLTLKVLEGDSVQFQDTVHLIIDNSGSGFSFPIGEGSDTWLWVGVGVFVLLLFIAALRRR, encoded by the coding sequence ATGAAGAAAGCAGGGGTTTTACTGGCTTTGTTAATGCTTTTTAGTCTTATTAGCTTTACAGGAAAACAAGTGTCGGCAATAGATGGGGAGGTTATCAGGGTTGTCTTTGAGCTATCAGAGAGTTACGATATTCAAAAAGCATTGTCTGTATTAAATCAAACAAATTCTACTTATCAGTATGATGAGACTACGTGGGTTATCCTTGATGGGCAAAATGTCATTATAGCTTCAACTGACATGTGGGATCTATTTAAAGAGCCTTCCAATTCGGCTGTGGATAGTTCTGAGTGGAAGGCTGATAGTATTGCTTCGCAGATTTTACAAAAGTTCATTGACGGCGGGGTAGTGTCGGCTGATGCCTATTATAGGAGAGTTGTCGTTCAGACTTCGTTTATTACTAATGCAAAGTATGTCTACATTGTGCATTATTTCATTAAGAACGCTCAGAAGAGGGAGTTCATTATTAAGCTTGCATATCCTCGCGTCTTCTGGCGAATGTACGCCTTTACAGCATGGGATCATGGTCAGACTGTTGTAAATATTTACGACTATCTTACTGAGGACAATACTGTTAGTAGGGAGTATTATTACAAAGGTACTGGTAAACCCCATCACACGCGGGAGGGGGAGGTTCTAGTTAATACTTGGCAAAGTTATATTCAAAATAAGAGTGTTGCTGTGTACACTGAAACAGCAGAACATTATGTTGATGATAGTTGGATGCATTTCAGGCTTGTATTCTTTAGCAATGAGGATTACTCAACAGGTATCGAGGGGATTAATGGGCACACGGGTGTTGCAAGTACCGAGATTATAAAAATTGAATATGAGCCCATAAAATATAATGTTAAGTTCTCAATCAAAGACGCTTTAACTGGCCAAGGCCTTTCAGAAGTTAAGGTAAAAGAAGGAGATGCGGTTATTGGCACAATTGATGATGGTGGAATTCTAAAGCTACCAAAGGGAGTTCATAATCTAACTTTTGAGAAAAGCGGGTATTGGAGCGTTCAAAAGACGGTGGACGTTCAGGGCGATACTAGCGTAACTGTTGAAATGTATCCTTCCAGTGCTGCATTTATTTTCAAAGACTTCCCCTCAAATATTAGTATTCCAGAGAACACGATTTATACACTCTCTTTCACTATCTCACCAATTGACACGAGTGGAACTTATAACACTTATCTTACCATTTCGGGACTGAGTGATATCCTGGAAGTTAGAAAGAATGGCCAGTTGATATCCCCTGAAAGTGGAAAGTATTACCTTGGTGATATAGGTGGGGATACTCAAATCTCAATAAAGTTTAAGGCTGGAAGTGTTGGCACTCATTCGTTCACGGTAACTCTCACTTCTAATGATGCTATTGCAAGCAAGACTTACACAACAAGCAAGCAGGTTGTTTACAAGGTTGAACCACTTCCATTCTCAATTCAATTCCCAAGTGAGTGGCAGGTTGGAGCTAATGAGCTGAGGATTTCAGAATCAAGCGGGCAGAGTTATTTGATTACAGTAATATTAAGGGATAAGAATGGCACGGAGGTTTGGAGTGATAGTCACGCCTTTGGTCCCTATGAAGCCTACACCTTCCAGGTCAATGTTCCAAGTGAAGGGTTCTACACTTTAGAGCTCCAGTGGAATGGACAAGTTGCAGTCTTTGACATTCAAGTCAATCCAGCCATAACCTTGCTCATCCAAACAATTACAGCAAGAGAAGGGGATATTGCTACGGTTCAAGTCAAGATAAGAAATCCAAGTTCAGAGACAAAGTATTACACAATTGTTTTAGAAGGGCCGATTATTGAGGGCAACGTTAGCAAGAGCGTGAGTGTTGCTCCTCTTTCAGAGAAAACCGTTGATTTAGCCTTCCAAGTGCCCAATGATCTTACCTATGATGCCTATGATTTGACCTTGAAGGTTCTCGAAGGTGATTCTGTACAGTTCCAGGATACTGTCCACTTAATTATTGACAATAGTGGGAGTGGATTCTCGTTCCCTATTGGGGAAGGTTCAGATACTTGGCTTTGGGTTGGAGTTGGAGTGTTTGTATTACTCTTATTCATTGCAGCATTGAGGAGGAGATGA
- a CDS encoding FeoC-like transcriptional regulator: MGIIEKALEIIEKGPISIEELAEKLNVSKEEAEGIIEILKSLGYVEEHTSTTTSCETCPLRNICGGKCVRSGVKVFVPTFRVR; this comes from the coding sequence ATGGGTATCATTGAAAAAGCCCTCGAAATAATTGAGAAAGGTCCGATCTCAATAGAGGAGTTAGCGGAAAAACTAAACGTAAGTAAGGAAGAAGCTGAGGGGATAATTGAGATTTTAAAGAGCTTGGGTTACGTAGAGGAACACACATCAACGACAACCTCGTGCGAAACCTGTCCCCTTCGAAACATATGCGGAGGGAAGTGCGTTAGATCTGGGGTTAAGGTTTTCGTTCCGACATTTCGAGTTCGATAG
- a CDS encoding YchF/TatD family DNA exonuclease, giving the protein MIDAHAHLEFYKRDYESIIGEAKEKLDGIIDSITEYRKAHVWKSWELLKGYFGFLYPTLGYHPNEAKRGNWEKVKRVEEFILEHKDEIYGIGEIGLDYYHAKTSKERENQRIIFEHFLNIAQELRLPVVIHARMAEREAFNIIQKFDVNAYFHSYTGPVELAKEISENGHFIGIVTGIVFIPEVRKVAEKMDIEGLLAETDSPYMSPYKGIKNKPWFVKIVLEELSKIKEIPIEEVEEIIDGNIKKFFSI; this is encoded by the coding sequence ATGATAGATGCGCATGCACATCTTGAGTTCTATAAGCGAGATTACGAGAGTATAATAGGTGAAGCTAAAGAAAAGCTTGATGGAATAATAGATTCAATAACTGAGTATAGAAAGGCTCATGTCTGGAAAAGCTGGGAATTGTTGAAAGGTTATTTTGGCTTTCTTTATCCAACACTAGGTTACCATCCAAATGAAGCTAAAAGGGGAAATTGGGAAAAAGTTAAGAGAGTTGAGGAGTTTATCTTGGAGCACAAGGATGAGATCTACGGGATCGGGGAGATAGGACTAGACTATTATCACGCAAAGACAAGTAAGGAGAGGGAGAATCAGAGAATTATATTTGAACACTTTTTGAACATAGCCCAGGAACTTAGACTTCCCGTGGTTATTCATGCAAGGATGGCGGAAAGGGAAGCCTTTAATATTATCCAAAAGTTTGACGTTAATGCGTATTTCCACTCCTATACAGGCCCAGTTGAGCTTGCAAAGGAGATATCGGAAAATGGTCACTTTATTGGAATAGTTACAGGTATAGTCTTCATTCCGGAAGTTAGAAAAGTTGCTGAGAAAATGGATATCGAGGGATTACTGGCCGAGACCGATTCTCCATATATGAGCCCATATAAGGGAATTAAGAATAAGCCATGGTTTGTTAAGATTGTCCTTGAGGAGCTTTCCAAGATTAAGGAAATCCCAATTGAAGAAGTTGAGGAGATAATTGACGGTAACATTAAGAAATTTTTCTCTATTTAA
- a CDS encoding FeoA family protein — translation MHVPLTSLKEGEEGVVINILGGPNARSKLIAMGIAPGVVVRVIKGTGPGPMIIGVGSSRIAIGWGIASKIIVRRI, via the coding sequence ATGCATGTCCCGCTAACCTCATTGAAAGAGGGCGAAGAGGGGGTTGTAATCAACATTCTTGGAGGTCCAAACGCTAGATCTAAGCTAATAGCCATGGGAATAGCTCCTGGGGTTGTTGTTCGTGTAATAAAAGGTACAGGCCCTGGGCCAATGATAATTGGAGTCGGATCATCTAGAATAGCCATTGGTTGGGGAATAGCAAGCAAAATAATCGTTAGGAGGATCTAA
- a CDS encoding BtpA/SgcQ family protein produces the protein MQFNNKPLIGVVHLPPLPGSPGYKGELDEVIDRAISDAAKYQEAGFDAIILENYGDFPYSKTVGKETVSAFSVVANEVKREIALPLGINVLRNDCIAAYSIAYSIKADFIRVNVLTGVAFTDQGIVEGCARELAELRTRLPSRIDVLADVHVKHATHFSNFENALLDTIERGGADAVIVTGSRTGSEVDIQELITAKRISPVPVLVGSGVNPRNIKLFWRYSDGFIVGTWVKEGGRTINEVSIERATKLAKLVKSLREG, from the coding sequence ATGCAATTTAATAATAAGCCCCTAATAGGAGTTGTTCATTTACCTCCCCTCCCTGGCTCTCCAGGATACAAAGGAGAGCTAGACGAGGTAATCGATAGGGCGATAAGCGATGCCGCAAAATATCAAGAAGCAGGGTTCGATGCGATAATTTTGGAAAACTATGGGGACTTTCCGTATTCAAAAACTGTGGGTAAGGAAACTGTAAGTGCATTCTCTGTCGTTGCTAATGAGGTTAAAAGGGAGATCGCCTTACCCTTAGGAATAAATGTCTTAAGAAATGACTGCATTGCCGCTTATTCAATAGCTTATTCAATCAAAGCAGATTTCATAAGGGTTAATGTTTTAACGGGAGTGGCCTTCACGGATCAAGGTATTGTCGAGGGTTGCGCTAGGGAACTTGCCGAGTTAAGAACGAGGTTACCAAGTAGGATAGACGTACTTGCAGATGTGCACGTTAAGCATGCCACTCACTTCTCTAACTTTGAAAATGCTCTTCTAGATACCATCGAAAGAGGAGGGGCCGATGCAGTAATAGTGACGGGTTCGAGGACGGGAAGTGAAGTTGATATTCAAGAATTAATAACTGCTAAGAGGATTTCTCCTGTTCCAGTTTTAGTAGGTTCTGGTGTTAATCCGAGGAATATAAAGCTATTTTGGAGATACTCAGATGGGTTCATAGTTGGTACTTGGGTAAAGGAGGGAGGAAGAACGATTAATGAGGTCTCCATTGAAAGAGCTACAAAGCTCGCAAAGCTGGTAAAGTCTCTCAGGGAGGGGTGA